The Parafrankia irregularis nucleotide sequence GCCGGAACCTTGTCTGGCCGTCACGCGCCCCGGTCTCCATGGTCAGTGACCGGTACGCGCGACGGGGACGGGTTCGCCGCCAGCGTCCCACCTTATGTCGTAACACGCTGGACACGTAGCAAGTGTGGCGAGCGCCATCGTGCTGGCCCACCTGATCTACCTGGGGTTCTCTCGCCCGGGGCCGGGCCGGCGGCCCAGAAGGCCGGCGCCGGCAGGCCCCTGCCGCACTCGATGCGACCCGTTCCTGCCCTCCACGCTACGCACCGTTCGCGGCGCGGCGGCCGGCGGGCCGGCTTCGCCGCCGCCTGGCGTGGCCCGCCGCCACGGCGCCACCGAGCCACCGGCCACGGGGCCACCGAGCTACGGAGGGGAAGCGGCGAGGGGGCCCGGAGAAAGCGAGCCGGCTCAGTCGCCGGCGAAGCGCCGAAGCCGGTCGACCTGCAGGATGGTGATCGTCTGCCCCTCGGACAGGATCCAGGCGCGCCGCTCGAACTCACGCAGCGCCTGGTTGACCGACTGCCGTGAACCACCCAGCAGCGAGGCGATCTCGGTCTGGGTGAGCCCGAGCTCGATGACCGGGCGGCCGGCCTCACGCATCCGCATCAGCAGCAGCTTGGCGACACGGCGCGGCAGGTCGAGGAACACCAGGTCGGCGTTCGCGCCGGTCAGTCGGCGCACATGCGCGACCAGAGCCCGGATGAGCTGCTCGGCGACGGCCGGGCGTTCCCGGACGAGCTCCCACACGGCACTGCGGTCCAGCACCAGCGCGGTGCTCGGTTCCAGCGCCTCGACGCTCGCGGAGCGTGTCCCGGCCTCGACGATGTTGAGCTCGCCCAGGGTCTCCTTCGGGCCCGCGATGTTCAGAACGTGATCACGGCCGTCGTCCGCCTTGGTGAGCACCTTCAGCCGGCCCGAGGCGACCACGAGCAGTGTGTCCGCGGGCTCGCCTTCCGTGAAGACCACCTGCCCCCGGCGGAACCGCCGGGTCACCGACCTGCTGGCCAGCCGGAGCAGGTCCTCCTCGTCGAGTTCCTTTAGCAGCGTGGTCGCCCGCAGCAGGGTGACCGCCTCAGTGTCGTGCATTCCGTGAACGTAGCGTTGTCGGGGGATGTGATGCGCCACGGATGCCCGACTCGGTGAATTCATCGGCACAACGTCACTCGACGACCACAGTTGGCGATCCAGATCATGTCAGGCAGCGACCCGCTGGCGACTCCAGCACCGGACGACGTCTCGCATCGAGAGCACACCCTCGACCTCGGCTCCCGAGGTCACGATCAGGTGCCGGAAGCCACCCCGCAGCATGGCCGCGGCGGCCTCGTCCAGAGACCAGTCAGGGCCGGCGACCACGACGTCCCTCGTCACGTGATCGCCGACAAGCTCGACGTCAGGATCCTGCCCGAGGGCGACCGAGCGAAGAACATCGCGCTCGGTCAGGATTCCGAACCCCTGGCTCTCGCTGTCGAGGACCACCGCCGCACCGACGTGCCGGGCTGCCATCAGCCGGGCCGCCTGCCGCAGCGTGTGGTTCGGCCCGATCACGAGGACCAGAACACTCATTCCGTCCGAAACTCGCATGGTGCCCTCCTGAACCGGCTCGCTCCTGACGCTTGTGCGTTCGTGAAACGACTAAGGGAGACGGTAGGCGGCCAAGGTCGAGTTGGCCAGAGCACACGCCAGAACAGCTGTCGATGATGTCAGAAAAGGGACAGTACACAGCGGTCATCGCGCCATAAAACGCCCTGAAACGACAACGGCCCCCGCCCGGGGAGTTACCCGGGCGGGGGCCGTGGGCATTACGCGGCCGCGGTGAACCTCAGCGGACGGACTCGTTCCAGTCCTTGTAGCGGTCGAGCTCGCCGCGGGTCGCCTGGTGGAAGATGTCGAGGATCTCCTTGGTGACCGGG carries:
- a CDS encoding Crp/Fnr family transcriptional regulator, with amino-acid sequence MHDTEAVTLLRATTLLKELDEEDLLRLASRSVTRRFRRGQVVFTEGEPADTLLVVASGRLKVLTKADDGRDHVLNIAGPKETLGELNIVEAGTRSASVEALEPSTALVLDRSAVWELVRERPAVAEQLIRALVAHVRRLTGANADLVFLDLPRRVAKLLLMRMREAGRPVIELGLTQTEIASLLGGSRQSVNQALREFERRAWILSEGQTITILQVDRLRRFAGD
- a CDS encoding CBS domain-containing protein: MRVSDGMSVLVLVIGPNHTLRQAARLMAARHVGAAVVLDSESQGFGILTERDVLRSVALGQDPDVELVGDHVTRDVVVAGPDWSLDEAAAAMLRGGFRHLIVTSGAEVEGVLSMRDVVRCWSRQRVAA